Within Sphaerodactylus townsendi isolate TG3544 linkage group LG05, MPM_Stown_v2.3, whole genome shotgun sequence, the genomic segment ccgccccccccaagcaCCACCATTCTTTAACATTAAGGCCAATATAGGATTTGGCAGGTAGTTCCGCCTGCAGTGATTATTATAACAGCCCCGAATTTCTGCATTATCATTTCCATATAGTGAACAGTAGCTCACTAAGTTAACGAACGGCTTGGGAGTGTACGCATAAGTGTAAACTTGAaccaagcttttcttctggatCACACTCTTAGCTGCTCTACTTGACCGTTCAAGAAGCTCAAAGGATGAAAACCTACATCAGTACAGAAATGGCATAGTTAGAGAATGGGGCATTCATTGaatggggcattcattgaaaatgctggggggaagaattaggactaataaaaggaaacacttcttcatgcaccgtgtgattggtgtttggaatatgctgccacaggaggtggtgatggccactaacctggataactttaaaaggggcttggacagatttatggaggagaagtcgatttatggctaccaatcttgatcctctttgatctgagattgcaaatgccttaacagaccaggtgatcaggagcaacagccgtagaaggccattgctttcccatcctgcatgtgagctctcaaaggcacctggtgggccactgcgagtagcagagagctggactagatggactctggtctgatccagctggcttgttcttatgttcttatgttcttaatgccttACCTTCATAGGGGCTCTGCCCATATGTAAAAACTTCATAGAGAAGAATTCCGTAAGACCAGACATCTGATTTGAGGGAGTAGGTCTGGTAGACAGCTGCCTCTGGGGCTGTCCACTTCACAGGGATCATGGCGTTGCCACTGGTGGAATAAATATCATCCTGCAGGGAAACCAAGAACGGGTCTTTTGCAAAATAGGTCAAAAACAGTCCCAGAACTTGCTTAGGGCTAAAAGGTTCCTGAAAGGAAAGCTCAGTTGGGTAGTGCCTCATGATCTAGTTTGGCTTGTTCAAAGGACCACAGCTGCTGTTTCTTGCCCCATAAATTTATACCCATCACACACACCGTCTTGGTAATcctcacaaccagaggtgggatccagcaggttctcacaggttcccgagagtaggttactaattatttgtgtgtgccgagagggggtgactaattggtgattttgccacgtgatgtttgccttagttacgcccctcctctcagcagtagtgcacagtacttgaagcagtctagcaggaggtgcaccggcgtgtgtggcagcctgtgcctgcgtgcattcgtttcccgcccaaggaccggcacagcggctgcatccttgccacagccctgcccaggaatgccccgcccccagaatgcccggccatgcccccgtcgtgccccgcccagccccactggcgctacaccacagtttgaatcccaccaccatgggaacctgttactaaaatttttggatcccaccactgctcacaagggcATTGCAAGGAAGGACAGCGCCAtgccattttgcagatggagaggCGAGCGGAGGTTCAGATGGGGTTACTTGTTGCAATCATCTGTTGAGTTCATGGCAGGATTGATACTAAGAACATCCCCACCCATCTCACTGAGTCTCCTTGGAAGAAGAATTTCCCAGTAGATTGTGCAAGGATTaggacacctttttttttttagagttaATAGAAAGCTCTGAAGTTCAACCACATCATGTGTCCTAATCTTAGAACATTATCATCTGCATACAGGCAAACAATCAATTCTCCAGCAGTATGGTGTAGTAATTAAAGGTGCAGGGCCAGTATCTGGAAGACCACGGTTTGAATCTCTACTTGTGGCattgaatcagaggtgggatccagcaggttctcaccagttcccgagagtgggttactaattatttgtgtgtgctgagagggggttactaattgggtctgcttttccgttagaaattccattaggtccaaaaatcataaagtcctgttgtttcctatgtggctggttagcgaaggtagaaaacgggataattctccctgttgggctgttttaaagacatgttttagaaatatggtaaagttccttatttaaggaaagtctccttcttttgatttctagaaacaaaattaagtatttgaaagtattaagtatttgacaggcagtcaattagaggagaagtagttgtttctgttggcagtagacgataggacttgctacaatgagtttaaattatggacagaaagataccagctggaaattaggaactttttttttacagtaagagttttttacagtaacagagaaatttttaatgccccgcccctggaatgcccagccacgctctGGGCTCTgcggcagtagacctggatgccagcatgcgctccaggcagtagacctgggctctgcggcagtagacctggatgccagcatgAGGTCctgcagtagacctgggctcagACCAGTAGACCTGTAAGCGGGCATGAGCTCCatgcagtagacctgggctctgggcagtaggGAATGTTCCAGGGGCGCCCCCTGTTTATGCCCCGCCCCCTgtttattaatgccccgcccgcCCTGAGAGGCAGGGAATGTTGAGGACTGTTCCCCGAGAGGCAGGGAATGTTGAGGACTGTTCCCCGGGAGGCAGGGAATGTTGAGGACTGTTCCCCGAGAGGCAGGGAATGTGGAGGACTGTTCCCCGGGAGGCAGGGAATGTTGAGGACTGTTCCCCGAGAGGCAGGGAATGTTGAGGACTGTTCCCCGGGAGGCAGGGAATGTTGAGGACTGTTCCCCGGGAGGCAGGGAATGTTGAGGACTGTTCCCCGGGAGGCAGGGAATGTGGAGGACTGTTCCCCGAGAGGCAGGGAATGTTGAGGACTGTTCCCCGGGAGGCAGGGAATGTTGAGGACTGTTCCCCGGGAGGCAGGGAATGTGGAGGACTGTTCCCCGGGAGGCAGGGAATGTTGAGGACTGTTCCCCGAGAGGCAGGGAATGTTGAGGACTGTTCCCCGGGAGGCAGGGAATGTGGAGGACTTTGGAAATTCCCGAGAGGCAGAAGTGTGAGACTGTTTGGGAGGGGCCATGTGGAGGAACTGTTGGCTacagaggcagggaatgttgAGGACTGTTCCCCGGGAGGCAGGGAATGTTGAGGACTGTTCCCCGAGAGGCAGGGAATGTTGAGGACTGTTCCCCGAGAGGCAAGGAATGTTGAGGACTGTTCCCTGAGAGGCAGGGAATGTTGAGGACTGTTCCCCGGGAGGCAGGGAATGTTGGGGACTGTTCCCCGAGAGGCAGGGAGTGTTGAGGACTGTTCCCCGAAAGGCAGGGAATGTTGAGGACTGTTCCCCGAGAGGCAGGGAATGTTGAGGACTGTTGAGTATCAGTGGAGAAAGCAGAAGGAGGTGGCCAAAGGGGCCAACTCAAGAGCATATAACATTGAGGAGGTGAGCCAGGAGGTGAATTTCCTGACTATTCCCTCCTCTTAGAATGgctaacctccaggtaggtcCACCATTTTCAAAACAATTTGTGGGAGGTGCACCAGCAACTATAAATACTAACCGCTCTGCACCGACTGTGAGCGTTAATGTACTATTATAGTTAACacaatttaaataattttctcAAAATATGTAACTGATTtgataacaaaaaaacccctttttaatCTAACAACGCTTTTATCTGATCTATGTAGTAGACGGTTTCATATACCACAGGCCTTATTACCGATTACTCAAAACATTGCACAATCTGTGTATTTCCAAACATATACAATGTTCTTACAACCAAAACAAAAGTATTAGTTGTGAAATCATTTTTTAGCTGCCACTGGTAAGTAGtgattgttatttttattgttatccaATCAGTGGCATATTTTGAGAAAATTCTTTACATTGTGTTAACTATAATAGTGTGTTAGTTCTCATAGCCATTGGTGCAGAGTGGTTGGTATTTttataacctccaggtggggccaagagaactcccagaattataacttatCTCCatattacagagatcaattcccatggggaaaatggctggTTGGACGGTAGACTCTGTGGGATTagagtgtctagatcgagggattagagtgtctagatcgaggaatgtaattgtacttctctataCTGaattgattagacctcacctggaatattgtgtacagttctgagcactgcaattcaagaaggatattgacagtcTGGgacagatccagaggagggcaaccaaaatggtcaaaggtctggagtccatgccctacgaggagagacttagggagctggggatgttttgtttggtgaagagaaggttaagaggtgacatggtagccatgtttagatatttgaagggatgtcatgttggtgagagagcaagctggttctctgctgctccaaagacgaggaccaggagtaatgggttcaaggtgaaggaaaagagattccacctaaacctcaggaaaaactttctgacagtaagggctgttcagcagtggaatgcccgacctcggagtgtggtggagtctccttctttggagtttttaaagagaggctgggtggccatctgtcaggagtgctttgattgtgtgttccttcatcgcagggggttggacttgatgacccttggggtctcttccagctctatgattctatgattctataatattgaggctcctcccctccccaaactctgcccacccctggctccaccccccaaaagtcCCTTGCAAAGGCAAAGTTTCCAAGATTATCTTGAACAAACCTTGAGGAGTCTGGCAAGGCCGAAATCAGCGATTTTGCAGGCCAGGTCATCTCCCACCAGGATGTTCCTGGCTGCCAAATCTCGGTGAACGACGTGCTGCTCTTCCAGGTAGGTCATCCCGTCAGCCACCTGGCAAGAGATGCTGAGCAGGTGATGCTTGGTGAGATCCTTCCCTGCCATACCTGCAAATCCCAGAAAAAATTGAGAGAGCCTTCATGAACCTCCAGTGGGGGAAAAGGGACAGATTTCACGGTGCGACATTGGCTGAGCATTATTAAAAAGGGCGGCAGACTCTTTGAAAACCTTGCTATTCTATGTCAGTAAAGGCACAGGAACACACCAAGTTGTGtctttttgaaggctttcacagtcagaattaagaagaagaagaggaggattggatttatattccacctttctctcctataaggagactcaaggtggcttacaagctcctttcccttcctctccccccacaagaGATACctagtgggactgagagagtcctgagagaactgtgactagcccaatgtcacccagcaggaatgtaggagtgtggaaatgtaacccccatgctcagaatgggttgacccagaaaggggtggagactcaaagcagcaagaggctgcagagctcatgtagtttggaggagaccaggctaccagactcggaccttgattggtataagcccttaacaccttgttaaggtaactgcaatcttgttgggaactactgggaaggtagttgtttgtttttgctatgttgtaaatgttggggtttattgtttcagggttttttgtgtttgtaatgggtgagagttctcctggaaaccttcatcatgttgaatcctgttcatcaagcccttggagtcttcaggagccaacccacttgcaaagaagaattggacttggcaatatcagaagactgtaaatataaggacttgaaattgcaacctgaacaggaccttgaagtgtgatgttaaatgttgatgttagatgttatatgttaagaaagtaaaccattttgtttttaaattttgttgttgcaaactcattccaagttctgccccacagagcccacagatagaggttacagaaacacatctggttcaccggataagcctctgccatgcaggtggaggagtggcggaatcaaacctggctctacAGAttagaattaactggctgttgtgggttttccaggctgcgcgGCTAAAgctaccagacaacggccacgAAGCCTGGAAAACTCATGTAAGACATTGCCTTATACTTCATCAAACCATTGGGCCAGGAAGGTccgtattgcctactctgatCGACAGCTGCTATAGGAGGgcctcaggtagaggtctttcccaCCATTTACTATTTGAACTGGAGATGCAAAGGGCTGAATGAATCAAGGACCTTCTGCTTCTCTATCACTGACCTGTAGCCCCTCGCCTAAATAAAGCAGGTTTATCAAAGTCactattgcctgctctgactggcagccgctctcccagGTGTCAGGCAGAGGTCCAGaggcatagcggggggggggaagcgcccggtgcactggtgtgtcctctgccctgcccctgccccacccccacaggggcgtgtgcctggtgtgtcccttggagctacgcctctgcagaggTCATTCCTATCATCTCCTAACTGAGATTCCcaagatggaacctgggaccttctatgtcagtggttctcaaccttcctagtgccgcgaccctttaatacagttccttgtgttgtggtgacccccgaccctaacatttatccgttttacagatggagaacactgatgcagagagtcttaggcgacccctgtgaaagggtccttcgacccccaggttgagaactactgttcTATGTCTAGCAGATGGTCTTCCACTGATCCATAGAACAGTCCAATGGACAGAgtggccagctctgggctggaaaatacctggagattttggtggtggagcctggggaagataatagtgggagatctccaggtgccacatagaggctccttccgcacgtgcagaataatgcactttcaatccactttcaatccactttccagctggattttactgtgcggaagagcaaaatccacttgcaaatgtaacccccatgctcagaatggtttgacccagaaaggggtggagactcaaagcagcagaaggctgcagagctcatgtagtttggaggagacaaggctaccagactcggaccttgattagtataagcctttaacaccttgttaagggtttctttttgtggttgtaatgggtgagagttctcctgggaaccttcatcatgttgaatcctgttcaccaagcccttggagtcttcaggagccaacccacttgcaaagaagaattggacttggcaatatcagaagactgtaaatataaggacttgaaattgcaacctgaacaggaccttgaagtgtgatgttaaatgttgatgttatatgttaagagaGTAAaccatcttgtttttaaaatttgttgttgcaaactcattccaagttctgccccacagaacccacagatagaggttacacaaaaaaattgtgaaagtggattgaaagtgcattattctgcatgtgcggaagggtccaggGGTTGGTAACCCGTGAATGGCCTTCAAATGCACTCCCAAGCACTATAACCTCCAAGCTATTCTGAATTTGAAATGGAAGTGGagccaacttttcttctttttatgaaATATCCACAGGGAACATTTACATTCCTGCCATCGTGTCGACTGCAAAGGCCGGCCAGAAGACCTCATTTCTGGTTTTGCAGCTGTGCGTTTTTCGAGGAAAATTCCCGTCTGGTGAACTGACAGGAGCGGAGCGTTTCGGGTGGGCTAACAGTGGGAGGTTTGGCTCGGACTCCCAGGACGCCCGTGGGGTTTTTGGTGGGGCCGAGTTTGTGACAGGGCCCGCTACAGGTGTTTTCAGGATTAGAACCTCAACCCAAAATATGCAGCAAGAACCGATGAGAAAGCAGGTGCGGAGGGCCTTTCGACAAGCAATGACCCCCAAGAGATTCAGGGGGAAAAACATTCGGATGTAATTTCACGGGAACAGCCCCTGTAAATAAATCAGGCTTTTGAAGCCAGCGTTTTGAGGTTTGCCTCAATGTTTCCGACAAGCCCCCTTCTGCTTTGCTTTCCTGTTCCTCATTGTTTCTCATTGTTTCCACCTTAACAATGAGAAACGACAACGAACTAAATTAACGGGACCCTCAAACTCTATAGTCGGAATTCTGGACGTTTAGTTTCGCCTAAAAAAGCAGCCATGGGCTTTCTCGGTACAAGCTGCGCCGTTGTTCtgagaaacatttaaaaatcttttcctgctcttttccCTAACAAAAACTACCTCCTTGATTCCTTTcagtccttgggggggggggggaggggggatgttgaATAATCAGGGGGAGGCTGTTTTTGAACAGGGAAAATGGTGGGTCAGATCAACCCACCATGGTTTTGATCCCCGTTGTTTTGGCCAGACAAAATGGCTGTCaagggatagaagaagaagaagaagaagaagaagaagaagaagaagaagaagaagaagaagaagaagaagaagaagaagaagaagaagaagaagaagaagaagaagaagaagaagaggaggaggaggaggaggaggaggaggaggaggagtttggatttatatccccccttttctctcctgcaggagactcaaaggggcttacaatctccttgcccttcccccctcacaacaaacaccctgtgaggtgggtggggctgagagagctccgagaagctgtgactagcccaaggtcacccggctggcgtgtgtgggagggcacaggctaatctgaattccccagataatcctccacagctcaggcggcagagctgggaatcaaacccggttcctccagattagatacacgagctcttaacctcctacgccactgctgctcctagagccaCACACAGGAAGCCCAATTGCATGGGAGAACAGGGATAATTTTAACAAATCCATAATGAAAGAGGAACAAGGGAGAATAAAATCGACACCATGGAAACAGCGGCTGCTGAAATGACGTTATTTCAAGCCACGCAGCCACCTGGATCTCTTGGGGACAGTCAAAAGCATTGCTGGCCAAGAGCTCCTGTTCACCCAAGCTACAGTCCAAAAATACTTGctaggagcagaggcgtaccaggggtaaatggggcccagagacaaattgtcgccaggatgcccccaggctctgcccctgccccgcccacctcagctccacccccactgccctcgaccccgcccatgtcaccatggacatgggcaaggtttagggtacccacctccccccccagactccccctgcctgctgggctcccagccggcagggggggaaggaagggagggaggagtccagggcggggttgagggcgcttggggGCAGCAGGAAGTCCGAGGTAcacgaaaacgatgagacagcaggacttcctggttgcgtgggggcccgattttgcgccccccatgtgaccagaaaagtggcgcccagggacaaggggtacctgttgtccctaggcagatacgccactggctagGAGCATAGAAAGGTATTGGCAGTAGGGTtgctctgaattgggaaatacctggattttGAGGGGATAGAGCCTCAGAGGGcaatgtttggggaggggatggatttCAATGGGGccaaagcagaggcgtatctagggaaaatgtagcccagtgcaaaatcttctacacccccccccccccggtatgggtggccaccctcccccaccatgaccaaacaactttttttgcaccaggtcttgaagtcagtgtatgagggaggggtgcggggggggcATCTAAATGGCTGCACTATGTCCCCCTGGGCGTAATGCCCCTGGGCCAAAGGGACAATTTTCTCccagtgaattgatctctgtcacgtggagatcagttgtaatagcaggagatctccgggCACCgactggaagttggcatccctaattgCTTGGTGCCATGGTGCCCTTGGGCACTGTGTTGGGGACCCGGACCTAGAGAGTCTCCACACACCAGTGATTACAGCAGAAGGTTCCAGATCAACTCAGACACCATGACACTACTCCTGATAAAGATTATCTCTGGGGGTCATTATGTGAGTGCATTTCCTACTTCCCTTCCGGTAAAAGGCACACACAAAACACTTAATTAGAACAAATACATTGCTAATTGTTTCCCAGAAGCTGTTTTCCAAACTATTTTCCCGCAGCGTCTTTACCGTCTTCCTCAGCCCGTGGAATTTTGTACCCAAATAGACGAGATAAAGAACATACGTCTCAGCCTGTCTGTACAATGCAAATTTCAGGTTTGCACAGCCTCATTTTGTCTTGAGGCAGTGCAAGGAACGGGAGAAGAGGTTTAACTCTTCGCTCGCTGCTTGGTTCCACTGAGACCGTATCTCGTTCTTCGCTGTTTTGAAGCAGCGGGGGAAATGGTGTGTTTGGAAGCACATGTCC encodes:
- the LOC125433417 gene encoding tyrosine-protein kinase Srms-like, which encodes MGEGCFGEVWEGMWKNTVPVAIKIMKQANMRDDFAKEIQNLKCLKHARLIKLLAICSVSEPIYIVTELMRKGNLHSYLNSMAGKDLTKHHLLSISCQVADGMTYLEEQHVVHRDLAARNILVGDDLACKIADFGLARLLKDDIYSTSGNAMIPVKWTAPEAAVYQTYSLKSDVWSYGILLYEVFTYGQSPYEGFHPLSFLNGQVEQLRV